One window of the Salvia miltiorrhiza cultivar Shanhuang (shh) chromosome 6, IMPLAD_Smil_shh, whole genome shotgun sequence genome contains the following:
- the LOC130989242 gene encoding transcriptional elongation regulator MINIYO, translated as MSKDPSTESKNPKPKILGATQLQIGEDEVSRLVGGIVEKGFSEVGQTRPLAPPSGPRPTVLPFPVARHRSHGPHWAPKVVNLNLHNDKGDEDELLGEDEDFEGMEVAAANVANPVQRKEKRGLDFSRWREIAKKEGNSGFHEKGKGRYSNGMEVEKKMASNGLSRQIADRGDAKLQSVTMINNASTIKEAEEEGKEPSHLASAEEFRSFSYDKTENHVQNGLSKELDLKMENVQKSPTASGFPVQTLVGGEENSLQNQIDAENRARLASMSVDELAEAQAEIMAKLNPKLIEALKRRGQAKGKRQKSSMTDVTGSASDGMQNGEALPKLSENMVSHDEAMEIETEDALKNKEDKVSPNVSPDRGSIWNSWSKRVERVRDVRFSLDGDIIGFGMESDLGQYNSNNVSERDYLRTEGDPGAAGYTIKEAIALARSVVPGQRTLALSVIAAILNRAICNIIQNQVDYVSNIADAVEPTDWVAIWAYALGPEPELALSLRISLDDNHNNVVLNCAKAILSAMSCDMNNILFDMSERTPTYSRDVCTAPVFRSKPDVNVGFLRGGFWKYNTKPSNILRFDEEMVDDKAEGEHTIQDDVVVAGQDFVAGLVRMGTLERICYLLETDPAAPLEECLISILVALARHSPTCAAAVLDCGRLVQTVAGRFASNEQMKINSSKIKSVTLFKVLARHGRKNCSTFINNGIFRQLTWHLYRYPFSLNQWVKSGRESCILSSSLLVEQLRLWKVSVNYGYNISDFSDLFTSLCAWLTLPTFEKLIGNDVMNEYCAIAREAYLLLGVMADRLPNFYSRMQETTADAIQDTEAWSWRHFGPIIDLALEWIQVRNIPYISRLFDSQSNDGERLSFQDSEVNSLLWVISSVLSMFASVLKAVVPEDFTSLPNGRLPWLPEFVPKIGLAFVKNGYFRSGGLSDPSENGSLVKYLCDLRLKGRPELAISSQCCLQGFFQVANSVDKLVQHANLDIHTARSGYDNFSRDDKILANGILKSCTIEIQYLLSTLTKAVAGDWQFLQPIETFGRGGPAPGVGVGWGASGGGYWSLNSLLAQQDARLLVYLLETSTIPSIVDSSEAEEMGCTMQKIDCALTACLIVGPGNSSVLDKLLKFIFQVPVLKHLSYGIHKFLFLRNGYSSFKWNYGDEEYVLFANVLVSHFRTRWLGAKKKQKATSEINHVGHKSMKKKVRFMETIHEDMDATSEAGEESSSSSLKLEWARQRLPLPAHWFLSAISTIQLDKNTCPPVASHRETYSEVPSNILEVAKSGLFFLLAVEAFPTLSSEFCLPVKRVPVVWKLHAMSAALLSGMGVLENEKSRDVYETLQNVYGEVLDEKKGSDMLAGDKGVECLKFASDIHDSYSTFIETLVEQFSAESYGDMIFGRQVAMYLHKSVEASVRLVAWNTLSNARVLELLPPLHKCLTKADGYLEPIEDNESILEAYSKSWVSGALDKAANRSSAAFSLVLHHLSSFIFGDVSDAALSLRNKLAKSLMRDYSRRQQHEGMMVKLICYKKPEIDSQLPASETAAPCLPVSEIEKRLQLLREICDGCAPQLEKLEVCIRKESSK; from the exons ATGAGTAAAGATCCCTCCACAGAGAGCAAAAACCCAAAACCCAAAATATTAGGAGCAACCCAACTCCAAATTGGTGAAGATGAAGTTTCGCGGCTGGTTGGCGGTATAGTCGAAAAGGGCTTCTCCGAAGTTGGGCAGACTAGGCCGTTGGCTCCGCCTTCGGGACCGCGCCCCACCGTTCTGCCTTTTCCGGTGGCGCGCCACCGCTCACACGGCCCG CATTGGGCTCCTAAAGTTGTAAATTTGAACCTTCATAATGACAAAGGCGATGAAGATGAGCTCCTGGGAGAAGACGAAGATTTTGAGGGGATGGAAGTAGCTGCTGCTAATGTTGCTAATCCAGTacaaaggaaagagaagagggGTTTAGATTTCAGTAGATGGAGGGAGATTGCGAAAAAAGAGGGCAATTCGGGGTTCCATGAGAAGGGAAAGGGAAGGTACTCGAATGGGATGGAAGTTGAGAAAAAAATGGCTTCTAATGGGTTAAGCAGACAAATTGCTGACCGGGGTGATGCCAAGTTGCAGTCTGTGACTATGATTAATAATGCTTCGACAATCAAAGAGGCGGAGGAGGAAGGAAAAGAGCCGTCACATTTGGCTAGTGCCGAGGAGTTTCGCAGCTTCAGTTATGACAAAACTGAAAATCATGTTCAAAATGGATTGAGTAAAGAACTAGACCTGAAAATGGAGAATGTGCAAAAATCACCTACGGCTTCTGGTTTTCCTGTGCAGACATTGGTAGGTGGAGAAGAAAACAGTCTTCAAAATCAGATCGATGCTGAGAATCGTGCTCGGTTAGCAAGTATGTCTGTTGATGAACTTGCTGAAGCACAAGCTGAAATCATGGCTAAGCTGAACCCAAAATTGATCGAGGCATTGAAAAGACGGGGCCAGGCAAAAGGCAAGAGGCAAAAGTCTTCTATGACAGATGTCACAGGCAGTGCATCAGATGGTATGCAAAATGGGGAAGCTCTGCCAAAACTTTCTGAGAACATGGTCTCTCATGATGAAGCCATGGAAATTGAAACTGAAGATGCACTGAAAAATAAGGAAGACAAAGTTTCCCCAAATGTAAGTCCAGATAGAGGAAGCATATGGAATTCTTGGAGCAAAAGAGTTGAGCGTGTTAGAGATGTGCGATTTTCCTTAGATGGAGACATTATTGGCTTTGGTATGGAGTCCGATCTTG GTCAATACAATTCAAATAATGTTTCTGAACGTGATTATCTTCGAACTGAAGGCGATCCTGGTGCTGCTGGTTATACAATAAAAGAAGCAATAGCCTTAGCTAGAAGTGTG GTTCCTGGCCAACGGACACTTGCTTTAAGTGTAATTGCAGCTATACTTAATCGTGCGATTTGTAACATCATCCAGAATCAAGTTGATTATGTTTCTAACATTGCTGATGCCGTGGAGCCCACTGACTGGGTGGCTATTTGGGCATATGCTCTGGGCCCGGAACCTGAGCTCGCTTTATCACTGAG AATATCTCTTGATGATAACCACAATAATGTGGTCCTAAATTGTGCCAAGGCCATTCTTAGTGCGATGAGCTGTGATATGAACAATATCTTATTTGACATGTCAGAG AGGACACCAACTTATTCAAGGGATGTTTGTACTGCTCCTGTATTCAGAAGTAAACCAGATGTTAATGTTGGTTTTCTTCGTGGTGGCTTTTGGAAGTATAATACTAAGCCTTCCAATATTCTTCGTTTTGATGAGGAGATGGTGGATGACAAAGCTGAAGGCGAGCACACTATTCAGGACGATGTAGTTGTTGCTGGGCAGGATTTTGTGGCCGGTCTTGTTAGGATGGGGACGCTTGAAAGGATCTGCTATCTCTTGGAG ACAGATCCTGCTGCGCCATTAGAAGAATGCTTAATATCGATATTGGTCGCTTTAGCAAGGCATTCTCCAACTTGTGCTGCTGCAGTTTTGGACTGTGGAAGGCTTGTTCAGACAGTCGCTGGCAGATTTGCTTCAAATGAACAAATGAAAATCAATTCCAGCAAAATAAAATCTGTTACACTCTTCAAA GTATTGGCTCGACATGGCAGGAAGAATTGCTCAACATTTATAAACAATGGAATTTTTCGTCAGTTGACTTGGCACCTGTACCGATATCCATTTTCTCTTAATCAATGGGTCAAGTCTGGGAGAGAGTCCTGCATACTTTCATCTTCTTTGCTAGTTGAACAATTACGTCTATGGAAGGTCTCCGTTAACTATGGATATAATATTTCTGACTTTTCTGACCTATTTACGTCATTATGTGCATGGTTGACTCTACCTACCTTTGAGAAGCTAATCGGCAATGATGTGATGAATGAATACTGTGCCATCGCAAGGGAAGCATATCTTCTTCTAGGTGTTATGGCTGATAGACTTCCAAACTTTTATTCTCGTATGCAAGAAACAACGGCAGATGCTATTCAAGATACAGAGGCTTGGTCATGGAGACACTTTGGTCCCATTATAGATCTGGCCCTCGAGTGGATACAAGTTAGAAATATTCCATACATATCGAGGCTCTTCGACTCCCAAAGTAATGATGGTGAGAGACTCAGTTTCCAGGATTCAGAGGTAAATTCCTTGCTGTGGGTGATTTCTTCTGTTTTAAGTATGTTTGCCAGCGTGCTGAAAGCTGTCGTCCCAGAGGACTTTACGAGCTTGCCTAATGGTCGGTTGCCATGGTTGCCAGAGTTTGTTCCTAAGATTGGACTTGCATTTGTTAAAAATGGGTATTTCAGGTCTGGAGGACTAAGTGATCCTTCTGAAAATGGCTCCTTAGTTAAGTATTTATGTGATTTGAGGCTTAAAGGAAGGCCTGAATTGGCAATATCTTCTCAATGTTGCCTCCAAGGGTTCTTCCAAGTAGCTAATTCTGTCGATAAGTTGGTCCAACATGCAAATCTCGATATCCATACTGCACGAAGTGGATACGACAATTTCTCAAGGGATGATAAGATTCTTGCTAATGGTATACTCAAGTCCTGTACAATTGAAATACAATATCTGCTGTCAACTTTGACAAAAGCAGTTGCTGGTGACTGGCAATTCCTGCAGCCTATCGAAACGTTTGGTAGAGGCGGCCCTGCTCCAGGAGTTGGTGTCGGGTGGGGTGCCTCTGGTGGAGGATATTGGTCCTTAAATTCTTTGTTGGCTCAGCAAGATGCAAGATTGCTCGTTTACTTGCTTGAAACTTCTACTATTCCGTCTATTGTGGATTCATCAGAAGCTGAAGAGATGGGCTGCACAATGCAAAAGATAGATTGCGCCCTTACGGCTTGTTTAATTGTGGGCCCGGGGAATAGCTCAGTCCTTGATAAGTTACTAAAATTCATCTTCCAGGTTCCTGTGCTCAAGCATCTGAGTTATGGCATtcataagttcctctttcttagaAACGGATACAGTTCTTTCAAGTGGAACTATGGTGACGAAGAATATGTGCTGTTTGCTAATGTTTTGGTCTCTCACTTTCGAACCAGGTGGCTTGGTGCAAAGAAGAAACAAAAAGCCACGTCTGAGATCAACCATGTTGGCCATAAATCTATGAAGAAAAAAGTTCGTTTCATGGAAACTATTCATGAGGATATGGATGCGACCAGTGAAGCTGGTGAAgagtcgtcttcttcttctttaaaattGGAGTGGGCTCGCCAGAGATTGCCTCTTCCTGCACATTGGTTTCTCAGTGCAATCTCCACCATTCAGCTCGACAAGAACACATGCCCGCCCGTTGCTTCTCACAGAGAAACCTATTCGGAGGTGCCCTCGAACATTCTTGAAGTTGCCAAGAGCGGACTCTTTTTTCTCCTGGCTGTTGAAGCATTCCCTACTCTTAGCTCCGAGTTCTGCTTGCCTGTTAAACGAGTTCCAGTTGTTTGGAAACTGCACGCGATGTCTGCGGCATTACTTTCTGGGATGGGTGTTCTGGAAAACGAGAAAAGCAGGGATGTCTACGAAACCTTGCAGAATGTGTATGGCGAAGTTCTTGATGAGAAAAAGGGTTCAGACATGCTCGCTGGTGACAAGGGTGTCGAGTGCCTGAAATTTGCATCCGACATCCACGATAGCTACTCAACATTTATTGAAACTCTAGTGGAGCAATTCTCAGCTGAATCTTATGGTGATATGATATTTGGACGGCAGGTCGCAATGTATTTACACAAATCCGTTGAAGCTTCTGTTAGGCTTGTCGCATGGAATACCTTATCTAATGCACGCGTCCTTGAGCTCCTGCCCCCTCTGCATAAGTGCCTCACGAAGGCTGATGGCTACCTCGAACCTATTGAG GATAACGAGAGCATCCTAGAAGCCTACTCGAAATCGTGGGTCTCGGGCGCCCTTGACAAAGCGGCAAACAGGAGCTCAGCAGCATTCTCTCTTGTTCTGCATCATCTTTCATCCTTCATCTTCGGGGACGTTTCTGATGCTGCACTCTCACTGCGCAATAAACTTGCGAAATCTCTGATGCGTGACTATTCTCGCAGGCAGCAACACGAG GGGATGATGGTAAAACTGATATGCTACAAGAAACCCGAGATCGATTCCCAGCTGCCGGCATCGGAGACGGCAGCTCCGTGTCTACCTGTGTCGGAGATAGAAAAGAGGTTGCAGCTATTGAGAGAAATTTGTGATGGATGTGCGCCACAACTGGAAAAGCTTGAGGTCTGTATCAGAAAAGAGAGTTCAAAATGA